A single region of the Candidatus Zixiibacteriota bacterium genome encodes:
- a CDS encoding FAD-dependent oxidoreductase, which yields MDRSDVVIVGGVACGPKTGAVLARRLPGTRITLFQKEEHLSYATCGLPYFASGDVGALDQLMATSYGVKRDAEFFRITKGISVVTGAEVIAVDRESKIITARYLSTGETVQHAYGKLVLATGAVPRKPPFSVPRSERICSFTRPSDATAFRGLAEQGEIETALIVGGGFIGCEMAEATGGLWGIHATMIEKEAQVLPYVLDAEMAAMVERELDRHGTPVRTETNVRDTKLDIDGCPVVTLAGGESMTVDYVLLCLGVTPNVDLAASCGLDIGSTGGIVVNSRMQTSDPNIYAGGDCVESRHQITGQPMYLPMGSLANRQGRVIAENLAGSESRFSGVVGTSLVKVFDMNVGAVGLTEKAARDAGLRIDSVWGSFADKPDYYPESQTFVLKMVYERGSGRLLGLQAVGAGDICRRIDVFSSFLRSRATVDDLLDFEHGYAPPYAEALDPLHHLAAMAQAQGRGVVFLNPNDNQQVPGGDSVLLDVREPAEFADEPFPGSGNVINIPLGDLRRRADEIDRTKRVVVMCKRGPRAYQAALILKATGFDDLGVLAGGLQALI from the coding sequence GGCCCGGCGTCTGCCCGGCACGAGGATTACTCTGTTCCAGAAGGAGGAACATCTCTCGTACGCCACCTGCGGTCTGCCGTATTTCGCCTCCGGTGACGTAGGCGCGCTCGATCAGTTGATGGCGACCTCGTACGGGGTCAAACGCGATGCCGAGTTCTTTAGAATCACGAAGGGCATTAGTGTCGTAACAGGCGCGGAGGTGATTGCGGTCGATCGCGAGAGTAAAATCATCACCGCCAGATATCTGTCTACAGGCGAAACCGTTCAGCACGCATACGGTAAGCTGGTGCTTGCTACCGGAGCCGTGCCCAGGAAGCCGCCGTTTTCGGTGCCCAGGAGCGAGCGGATCTGTTCGTTCACAAGACCGTCCGATGCAACCGCTTTCCGCGGCCTAGCCGAGCAGGGCGAGATCGAGACGGCGCTCATAGTCGGCGGCGGGTTTATCGGCTGCGAGATGGCCGAGGCGACCGGCGGGCTCTGGGGCATTCACGCCACCATGATCGAAAAAGAAGCGCAGGTGTTGCCGTATGTTCTGGATGCCGAGATGGCGGCAATGGTCGAGCGCGAACTGGATCGCCATGGTACCCCCGTGCGCACGGAGACTAACGTGCGTGATACCAAACTCGATATCGACGGGTGCCCTGTGGTAACTCTGGCCGGCGGCGAGAGCATGACAGTCGATTACGTGCTGCTCTGCCTTGGGGTGACACCCAATGTCGATCTCGCCGCCTCATGCGGTCTCGATATCGGCAGTACCGGCGGAATTGTCGTGAATTCCCGGATGCAAACATCCGATCCGAATATCTATGCCGGCGGCGACTGCGTGGAATCGCGGCATCAGATCACGGGCCAACCGATGTATCTGCCGATGGGATCGCTGGCCAATCGGCAGGGACGCGTTATTGCTGAAAATCTTGCCGGCAGCGAGAGTCGTTTTTCCGGCGTAGTCGGAACATCTCTGGTCAAGGTTTTCGACATGAATGTCGGCGCGGTCGGCCTGACCGAGAAGGCGGCGCGCGATGCCGGACTTCGGATCGATTCGGTTTGGGGGAGTTTCGCTGACAAGCCGGACTACTATCCCGAGAGTCAAACGTTTGTATTGAAGATGGTATATGAGCGTGGGAGCGGCCGGCTACTCGGACTTCAGGCGGTTGGCGCGGGCGATATATGCCGCCGCATCGATGTCTTCTCATCGTTTCTCCGAAGTCGCGCCACTGTCGACGACCTGCTTGATTTCGAACACGGCTACGCCCCGCCGTACGCCGAGGCGCTCGACCCGCTGCATCATCTCGCCGCGATGGCACAGGCGCAGGGCCGCGGAGTCGTGTTTCTGAATCCTAACGACAATCAGCAGGTGCCCGGCGGAGACTCCGTGTTGCTGGATGTTCGTGAACCCGCCGAGTTCGCGGACGAGCCTTTCCCCGGCAGCGGGAATGTCATCAACATCCCGTTAGGTGATCTGCGTCGGCGGGCCGATGAGATCGACCGTACGAAGAGAGTCGTGGTCATGTGCAAGCGGGGTCCGCGCGCGTATCAGGCGGCGCTAATCTTGAAAGCGACGGGTTTCGACGATCTTGGAGTTCTCGCCGGCGGGTTGCAGGCGCTGATATGA